One segment of Setaria viridis chromosome 4, Setaria_viridis_v4.0, whole genome shotgun sequence DNA contains the following:
- the LOC117852824 gene encoding fatty-acid-binding protein 2 — MKPNQLILSNLDIDRGYVYKFPSELPMSHDLGLSLFSHAGTVMGTSLRHHRKICSSGNVMVHGAFNRLNKLSRAIFCWLSRPSDPKVFHWLSAIAASGSRSCQLRMKQVSSHMQNLTRLQFGFLVREEQAMQLLLARLANATIVRLCNDFEKQGACNLLTLAGAAAIVPPLETISPIMLAEAIALRNTDGYISRPVGQPYVEGKCVSCASPPVPSTIFKEDAIEPKTGIKFPPFLEDDSSSSATVLVGVGLKGMRVMRVKNLNLYAFGLYVQPNSIHEKLGPKYASVPTDKLMENPDFYRDLLRENLHMRVRLVVNYNGLSVGAVRDVFEKSLGLRLQKMNPNTDYHCLKTFGSHFTEDIPIPAGTKIDFCQTSDGKLITEIDGRQIGAVQSKDLCKAFFDMYIGDSPISLEAKRNIAQNVAGLIARR, encoded by the exons ATGAAGCCCAATCAGTTAATTCTATCCAACCTTGATATTGACAGGGGATACGTATACAAGTTCCCATCAGAGCTTCCAATGTCTCATGATCTTGGTTTGAGTTTGTTTTCGCATGCTGGTACTGTGATGGGGACTTCTTTAAGACATCATCGGAAGATTTGTTCTTCTGGAAATGTAATGGTCCATGGAGCTTTCAATCGCCTCAACAAGCTTTCCAGAGCTATCTTTTGCTGGCTTTCCAGACCATCTGATCCTAAGGTTTTCCACTGGCTGTCAGCTATAGCAGCGTCTGGTTCTAGATCCTGTCAGTTGCGTATGAAGCAAGTGAGCTCGCACATGCAAAATTTGACTAGATTGCAGTTCGGCTTTCTAGTAAGAGAAGAgcaagcaatgcagctactttTAGCTAGGCTTGCAAATGCAACAATTGTGCGACTGTGCAATGATTTTGAGAAGCAAGGCGCCTGCAATCTGCTCACCCTAGCTGGCGCTGCTGCTATTGTACCACCACTCGAAACTAT ATCACCAATAATGCTTGCAGAGGCAATCGCATTAAGAAATACTGATGGTTATATCAGCAGACCGGTGGGTCAGCCTTATGTAGAAGGAAAGTGCGTAAGTTGTGCCTCTCCTCCTGTGCCAAGTACTATCTTTAAAGAAGATGCAATTGAACCAAAAACTGGAATCAAGTTCCCACCATTTCTGGAAGATGACTCCAGTTCATCAGCAACg GTCCTTGTTGGGGTAGGTTTGAAAGGCATGAGAGTAATGAGGGTCAAAAATCTGAACCTGTACGCTTTTGGTTTAT ATGTGCAACCCAATTCTATTCATGAGAAGCTGGGTCCTAAGTATGCATCTGTTCCAACTGACAAACTGATGGAGAACCCTGATTTCTATAGAGATCTTCTCAG GGAAAACCTTCATATGAGGGTTAGGTTGGTAGTTAACTACAATGGCCTTAGCGTTGGTGCAGTGCGCGA TGTGTTTGAGAAGTCCCTTGGTCTGCGTCTTCAGAAG ATGAATCCTAACACAGACTATCACTGCTTGAAGACCTTTGGTTCACACTTCACGGAAGATATCCCCATACCCGCG GGTACAAAGATCGACTTCTGTCAAACATCAGATGGGAAGCTAATAACAGAAA TTGATGGGAGACAAATTGGTGCTGTTCAGAGCAAAGATCTTTGCA AGGCTTTCTTCGACATGTATATCGGTGATTCACCGATTTCACTGGAGGCCAAAAGAAACATTGCCCAGAACGTGGCTGGACTCATTGCAAGACGCTGA